GCAGCTCGAGCTGGAGCCCACACAGCTCCCGGTGGATGACCTGGAAGGCCTCGTCCACCCAGGCGGGGGAGTAGGGCTCCTGGGGGGAGTAGGGACTGGACCAGCCGAGCATCTCCTCCCGTCTGTCCGGTGGCAGGGTCCGGCAGAAGGAGGAGAAGCCGGGGATGACGTCCGAGCGGGTGATGATGACGGAGACGGGGACGCGCACGCCCAATTCGCCGCGCAGCGATTGAAGCCCCTTGAAGAGCCCCTGGGCCATGCGCTCCAGCCCGACCTCATCCAGGGCCTTGGGACCGGTGAGGTGGGTAGCGGGCACGGTCAGCAGGAGTCCGTCGATGGGCCGCTGGCCGCGGACGCGCTTCAGGTGCTGGAGGATGCCCTGCCACTCCTCCGTGGGCTGCTCCGTCATGCCGGGCATGTCGAGCACGACGCCCTGATCGAAGAGCCAGACGCCCCAGCCGCCCGCCTCCATCTCCCTGCGGGTGGGCGAGCCGTAGGGACGGCGCAGGTTGGCCCCCGCGGCCAGCGAGGTGCGTCCCGAGCCGGGCTCACCCACCATCATCAACCAGGGCACCTGGTAGCGCCGCTCCCGGTGCCGCCCGGTAGCGCCCAGCCGGTGAAGTGCCGTGTGGAGGGTCGAGGACGAGGCGCTCATGGCCGGAGCTCCAGAGGGGTGGGGGTGATGACGGCGGGGGGAGCGGGAGGGGCGGGCCGCAGGAGGACGAGGCTGGTGGAGAGGGTTCCGACGAGCACGGCGGCGATGGCGGCTCCCCAGGGCCAGCGGCGCGCGAAACGGAGATCCGTCCGCTCGTCGCGGGTGTGGGCGTAGGCCTCGTCCACCAGGCGGTGGGTGGCCGTGTCCGGCTCCGGAGGCCGCTGGAAGACGAAGAGGAAGAGCTGGCGCTGCAAATCCTGGAGCAGGGTGCCGGCCCCGAGTCCCCGGTAGCGGCCCTCGAAGCCGAGCGAGAGCGCCATCAGGTACACGAGCGCGAGCTGGGCGTGGGCCGGGTCGCGCTCGCGCAGCAGCCGCTCCACGTCCGCGAAGATGCGGTCCCCGGCCTCGTGGGTGCCGAAGAGCTCGTCCTCCAGCAGGTTTCCCTGCCACGCCTCGCGGCCATACCAGGGCGTGTGGACGAGCAGCTCATCGGCGAAGGAGGTGAGCACGTAGCGGCACTCCTCGAGGTCCCGCTCGAGGAGCGAGCCACGCGGGGTCCCCTCGGTGCGGGTCTGCTCCCGGATGCGCTCGAGCAGCCGCCGCCAGACCTCCTCGACGGTGGGGCCCTGCGGGGCCTTCGCGTTGAAGCGGCTGGGGAGGGAGATGGCCTGGAGCTGCTGGCGGAGCCGGAGGAGCTCCGCGAAGAGGACGCGTGCCCTTTCGAGCAGGGGTGAGCCTCCGAGCAATTCAGAATCGGTGGACAGGGTTGGATTTCGCATGGCGGTCAGGTGTCGTTGCGGATGAGCAGGAAGACCTCGGCGGGGGCCTGCACCTCGCCCGGCTCGAGGATGTTCTCCAGGAGCAGCCGCTCCTCGGGACGGATGAAGGCGGAGCCGGACTCCAGGGAGAAGAGGAGCGAGCCGGAGCGGGGCACCAGACCCGGGCGGCTGTCGACGAGCTCGCGGCGGGCCCCGAGCGTGCGCGTCTCGCGCATCATCCGGTGGCGGCTCTCCGAGCCGATGCGGCAGCCGGCCATCCACCCCATCACCTGCTGGCGGGTGGTCCCGGGCCGGCCGCGCACCTCGAGCACCAGCTCACGGTCCATCCATTTCGGGAGGAAGCGCGTGGTGAAGCCACCCCCCTCGGCCTGGAGCTGGACGCGGGTGTAGGCCTCGGAGACGCCCTGCTCCAGCGTGCTCTCGATGAAGGAAAAGACAGCCTGGAAGGAGCGCCGCGGATCCAGGTGCTCGTAGGCGGGGAAGGCGGGAGGAATCCCGCCCTGCGCCATGGGGGCCAGGTGGCCGGCCAGGGTGCACAACGACAGGTAGAGGCCGAAGGGGTGGGGCGTGCCCGAGCGGAGCACGGCCTCGAAGGCGGGGAGCCCCACGACGAGCCAGCGCAGCAGTTGCTGGCTCTCGGCGAGCTGCATGGGCTCGGCCGCACGGGCGCGCAGTTCATCCACCACGCTGGCGGCCTTCTGCCGGATGCGCAGGGTCAGCCGATCGCACTGCTCTCCGAGCGGTGAATCGAACGGTACCGCGAGCAGGGGCGGCAGGTAGTCCTCCACGACGAAGGCTTCAGGGTCGCGGCGGACCTCGAGCAACGGAAGCGCGCTATAGCCAGCGGGCGGAGGCCCGGCGAACAGCTCGAGCCTTGGCTGGAGCTGGGGGATGCGAAGGGGCATGTCGCCGGTGCTCTCGTCGGCGAGCGGCTCGCTCGTGGTGGAGATGAAGCGGCTGGGGCCGGGGCCGCCACGCCGCTCGGAGGCCACGGCCACGTGCAGGCGCACCGGGCGTTGCCAGTCCACACCTGGTGGGCTTCCGAGCGCGAGCTGCAACTCGCCTCCCCCACCTGATGGGTGGGAGACGAGGAGCCCATCGGGAAGGATGGCCTCCAGCTCCAGCACCCGCAGCGTGCCCGCGAGCAGCAGCGAGCGATCGTACTGGAAATGGCTCACGCCCCAATGGAAGGGCATGGCCATGCCGAGATGGAGTTGGAGGAGCGCCTCGTAGCGGCGGTCTTGTTGTTGGAAGTGCTGAGGGGCGAGCAGCATTCCCTCATGCCACTGCACGGCAGCGGGAAGATCGTGAGCGCGAGCCATGGGAGTCATTCCTCGGGGCCACTCGCGATGAGTGGCGGCCATCGTCAGCGATGGAGAGGAAGGTGGCGCGCTGTGATGGGCCGTGCCCGGCACCAGCCGGGGCAATCGTCGAGCGGACGATGCCGTTGTCTGGCCCCTCGGTGTCGCTCGGGCCGCTCGCGCGACCGGGACGCCGGGAAGGAATGCTCGCGCCGCGGCGTTAGAGGGTGTTGCTCCGCACCGTCTCCCAGCTCAGCTCGAAGCGGGCGAGGTACTTGCGCAGCCGGTCCGCGTCATTGACGCTCTTCTTCTGCGCCCGTGACTGCGCGAAGAGGGCCCGTCCCGCGTCGGACAGGGTGCGCGCCTGCCGGCATACGGCGAGCACCTCCCCGAGCTGCGCCCGGTCGAACCGATCCAACGCCTCGGCCCGCTCCTCCCCGAGCACCTCCACCACGAGGTCCACCGACGCCTGCTGCTTCGGCCCGCTCCTGGCCCACGCGGCGCGCAGCCGCTCCAGCTCCTCGTCCACGCCCTCGCGGGTGATGCGTCCCCCGGGCGCGAGCGTCGCCATCCGCAGCACCGCCGCGTTGAGATCCCGGAAGTTGCCGCTCCAGCGCGCCTCGGGCGAGGTGGCGAAGCGCAGGAAGTGCTCCTGTGCCTCCTTGTTCATCGTCACCCGCGTCTCCAGCGCCCCGGAGGCCTGGTCCAGCTCGTAGAGGAGGTTGGGGGGGATGTCCTCGGGCCGCTCGCACAGGGGCGGCAGCCGGAAGGTCCACAGGTTGATGCGTGCCAGCAGGTCCTCCCGGAAGCGCCCGCGCTCCACCTCGGCCTGGAGGTCTCGGTTGGTGCCGGCGATCAGCTGGAAGTCACTCTCCGCCTCCTTGTCCGAGCCCACCGGCAGGAAGCGCTTGTCCTCGAGCGCCCGCAGCAGCATGGCCTGCTCGTCCGCGCCCAGCTCGCCAATCTCATCCAGGAACAGCACGCCACCATGGGCCTGGCGCAGCAGTCCCGGCCGGTCTCCCACCGCTCCGGTGAAGGAGCCCTTCACGTGGCCGAAGAGCGCGGACATGGCGCCGTCCCCCCGCAGCGTGGCGCAGTTGATGTCCACGAAGGGGCCGCTCACATGCCGCCGTGTCTTCTTCAGTTGGTAGATGCGTTTGGCGAGCTGCGACTTGCCCGCCCCCGTGGGCCCGGTGAGCAGCAGCGGGGCGCGCGAGCTCGTGGCCACCTGCTCAATCCGCTCGATGAGCCGGTTGAAGGCCGGGTTGAGCGTGTCGATGCCCGCCTTGAGGAAGGACAGGCCTTCGCGCTGCTCCTGCTCGAAGCGCCGGGCCAGCGTGTCGTACTTCGAGAGGTCCAGGTCGATGATGGCATGGACGCCCGGCCTCCCCTGATCCCGGACTCCCTGGGGCGGGGACGTCTGCACCAGCCGCCCGGGGATGTGCCGGCTCTCCACCAGGAGGAACATGGAGATCTGCACGATGTGCGTCCCGGTGGTGATGTGGACGAGGTAGTCCTCGTGCTCGGGGTGGAAGGGGTAGGCCTTCGCGTAGTCGAGCAGCGCGCCGTACGTCTCCTCCAGGTCCCACGGGTTGCGGATGTTCAGCTCGGTGGGGCGCACCTGCGTCTCGGGTGACACCTGGGCGATGTCCTCCATGACGGTCTGGACGAGCTCGGCATGTCCCGGCAGCGACAACAGTTCCAACCGGTGCACCAGCAGGTCCTCCTGCTGACACAGCCCCACGGTGGGGCGCCACTTCTCCCACCGCCTGGGCCCCCGTCCCGTGTCCAGCGTCGTGCCCAGCATCCCGAGCACCACCGTCTCGCGCGTCCGCGTCTTCGCCATACGGATAGGACTTTATCCCAAGGGATAGGAAAAGGGGTGGGGAAGGGGAGTCCTCCCTCGAAAGGGGGTTGGCACGCGCCCTGCTCTACCTCCTCACGTGCCCGGGACAGCCCGGGCTAACGGACTGAAGGAGACGGTCATGCAGACGCAGCGCAACTACGAGGTTCTGTCGAACGAGGCGGGTGGGGTTCCCATCAAGGCGTGGACGGTGGGCGTGCCGTTCGAGGACGAGGCGAAGAAGCAGCTGCGTGCGATGGCGTCCCTGCCGTTCATCCACAAGTGGATCGCCGTGATGCCGGACGTGCACCGCGGCTTCGGCGCGACGGTGGGGAGCGTGGTGGCGACGGCGGGTGCGGTGATTCCGGCCGCGGTGGGCGTGGACATCGGCTGCGGGATGATCGCCGTGCGCACGACGATGCGCGCGGAGCAGCTCCCGGACTCGCTGGGGAAGGTGCGCTCGGCCATCGAGAAGGCGGTGCCGCACGGCCGGACGGACAACGGCGGCCGCAATGACCGGGGTGCGTGGCAGGACGCGCCCGCGATGCACCGCGAGGCGTGGGCCCGCCTGAAGCCCGGCTATGACGCCATCCTGGAGAAGCACCCGCGCCTGGGCCGTGGCCCGGACCTGGGTCACCTCGGGACGCTGGGGACGGGAAACCACTTCATCGAGCTGTGCCTGGATGAGGCCGGCCAGGTGTGGCTGATGCTGCACAGTGGTTCGCGCGGGGTGGGGAACCGGATTGGAAGCCACTTCATCGAGCTGGCGAAGGAGGACATGAGCCGCTTCTTCATCCACCTGCCGGAGCGGGATCTGGCGTACCTGCCCGAGGGGACGGAGTACTTCGAGGACTACCTGCACGCGGTGAGCTGGGCGCAGGAGTACGCGGCGATGAACCGCGAGCTGATGCTGCGCTCGGTGGTGGAGTCGCTGAAGGCGAGCGGTGAGCTGCCGGAGTTCGAGCTCACGGAGGCGGCTGTGAACTGCCACCACAACTACGTGGCGCGTGAGCACCACTACGGGAAGAACGTGTTCGTGACGCGGAAGGGAGCGGTGCGGGCGCGCGAGGGGGACCTCGGGATCATCCCCGGCAGCATGGGGGCGCGTTCGTACATCGTGCGAGGGAAGGGGAACGCGGAGGCCTTCCATTCGTGCAGCCACGGGGCGGGGCGGGTGATGTCGCGTGAGGCGGCGAAGCGGCACTTCACGCTGGAGGACCACGCGAAGGCGACGGCGGGCATCGAGTGCCGCAAGGACGCGGAGGTCATCGACGAGACGCCCGGTGCGTACAAGCCGATCGACGCGGTGATGGCGGCGCAGGCGGACCTGGTGGACGTGGTCCACACGCTGCGTCAGGTGGTGTGCGTGAAGGGTTGAGCGCAGTGAACGAGAGGAGCACCTGACCCGGGAGGGACCCATGAGGGGATAGAGACATTGAGATGCCCGCTCTCTCCGAGACTTCGGTCGCCAGGATGAGGGAGCGGGCATCGCTACGTGCGGGCGGTGCGCAGTATCCTCCCTCTCCCCTCGGGAGAGGGTCGGGGTGAGGGTGCCGGGGCCTTGGGTTGGCACAGTGGAATGGGGAGTTCTGTGATGATTCGCATCGATGGTTCGAAGGGAGAGGGCGGAGGACAGGTGCTG
The sequence above is drawn from the Archangium gephyra genome and encodes:
- a CDS encoding type VI secretion system protein, producing the protein MSASSSTLHTALHRLGATGRHRERRYQVPWLMMVGEPGSGRTSLAAGANLRRPYGSPTRREMEAGGWGVWLFDQGVVLDMPGMTEQPTEEWQGILQHLKRVRGQRPIDGLLLTVPATHLTGPKALDEVGLERMAQGLFKGLQSLRGELGVRVPVSVIITRSDVIPGFSSFCRTLPPDRREEMLGWSSPYSPQEPYSPAWVDEAFQVIHRELCGLQLELLADGRGKQPDRESAFLFPSELRALAGPVRRLFDVLFQSSVFIQPTLLRGLYFCGDPEAEGTTSPGAPPRSPAFVTHLLERKAFPESGLASLDVEAARARQRGATLLKGALAACVLLAALVLGVLWKGARGHEQPLPPAPPPVAVVEPPPEDPPPRKAAAARRRPAPRPPQPAVFDDAPPPQPSKAGEPSFDDAPPPPSSPSP
- a CDS encoding DotU family type IV/VI secretion system protein, which produces MRNPTLSTDSELLGGSPLLERARVLFAELLRLRQQLQAISLPSRFNAKAPQGPTVEEVWRRLLERIREQTRTEGTPRGSLLERDLEECRYVLTSFADELLVHTPWYGREAWQGNLLEDELFGTHEAGDRIFADVERLLRERDPAHAQLALVYLMALSLGFEGRYRGLGAGTLLQDLQRQLFLFVFQRPPEPDTATHRLVDEAYAHTRDERTDLRFARRWPWGAAIAAVLVGTLSTSLVLLRPAPPAPPAVITPTPLELRP
- the tssK gene encoding type VI secretion system baseplate subunit TssK; protein product: MARAHDLPAAVQWHEGMLLAPQHFQQQDRRYEALLQLHLGMAMPFHWGVSHFQYDRSLLLAGTLRVLELEAILPDGLLVSHPSGGGGELQLALGSPPGVDWQRPVRLHVAVASERRGGPGPSRFISTTSEPLADESTGDMPLRIPQLQPRLELFAGPPPAGYSALPLLEVRRDPEAFVVEDYLPPLLAVPFDSPLGEQCDRLTLRIRQKAASVVDELRARAAEPMQLAESQQLLRWLVVGLPAFEAVLRSGTPHPFGLYLSLCTLAGHLAPMAQGGIPPAFPAYEHLDPRRSFQAVFSFIESTLEQGVSEAYTRVQLQAEGGGFTTRFLPKWMDRELVLEVRGRPGTTRQQVMGWMAGCRIGSESRHRMMRETRTLGARRELVDSRPGLVPRSGSLLFSLESGSAFIRPEERLLLENILEPGEVQAPAEVFLLIRNDT
- the rtcR gene encoding RNA repair transcriptional activator RtcR, which produces MAKTRTRETVVLGMLGTTLDTGRGPRRWEKWRPTVGLCQQEDLLVHRLELLSLPGHAELVQTVMEDIAQVSPETQVRPTELNIRNPWDLEETYGALLDYAKAYPFHPEHEDYLVHITTGTHIVQISMFLLVESRHIPGRLVQTSPPQGVRDQGRPGVHAIIDLDLSKYDTLARRFEQEQREGLSFLKAGIDTLNPAFNRLIERIEQVATSSRAPLLLTGPTGAGKSQLAKRIYQLKKTRRHVSGPFVDINCATLRGDGAMSALFGHVKGSFTGAVGDRPGLLRQAHGGVLFLDEIGELGADEQAMLLRALEDKRFLPVGSDKEAESDFQLIAGTNRDLQAEVERGRFREDLLARINLWTFRLPPLCERPEDIPPNLLYELDQASGALETRVTMNKEAQEHFLRFATSPEARWSGNFRDLNAAVLRMATLAPGGRITREGVDEELERLRAAWARSGPKQQASVDLVVEVLGEERAEALDRFDRAQLGEVLAVCRQARTLSDAGRALFAQSRAQKKSVNDADRLRKYLARFELSWETVRSNTL
- a CDS encoding RtcB family protein encodes the protein MQTQRNYEVLSNEAGGVPIKAWTVGVPFEDEAKKQLRAMASLPFIHKWIAVMPDVHRGFGATVGSVVATAGAVIPAAVGVDIGCGMIAVRTTMRAEQLPDSLGKVRSAIEKAVPHGRTDNGGRNDRGAWQDAPAMHREAWARLKPGYDAILEKHPRLGRGPDLGHLGTLGTGNHFIELCLDEAGQVWLMLHSGSRGVGNRIGSHFIELAKEDMSRFFIHLPERDLAYLPEGTEYFEDYLHAVSWAQEYAAMNRELMLRSVVESLKASGELPEFELTEAAVNCHHNYVAREHHYGKNVFVTRKGAVRAREGDLGIIPGSMGARSYIVRGKGNAEAFHSCSHGAGRVMSREAAKRHFTLEDHAKATAGIECRKDAEVIDETPGAYKPIDAVMAAQADLVDVVHTLRQVVCVKG